The nucleotide window GTATGGCAATTACCGTAATTTCACGTGGGTTAAGGATATGAATGTGCTCTTCATTGACAATCCCGTTGGTAGTGGTTACAGTTATGTTGATAGCGTGCGTTACttaacgaaaaataataatgagaTTGCTTTGGACTTGGTACGTTTGATGAAGGGTTTCTACCAGCAACATCCCGAATTCGAAAGTGTGCCTTTGCACATATTCTGTGAGAGTTATGGTGGTAAAATGGCACCAGAATTCGCTTTGGAACTGTATTATGCTATACAACGTGGTGAGTTGCGCAGCAATTTGACCTCGGTGGCATTGGGTGATCCATGGACGTCACCGATTGATTCCGTTTTGGCTTGGGCgccattgttgttgcaaatggTAAGTATATGCccttatatatataagtatatatgcacttgtacatacatacatgtgtttttatgtttatattactTAACAATTATATCAACAGGGCGTTGTGGATCAAGATGGTTATGAAAAAATTGCCGCTGCTGCCAATAAAACGGAAGATTTGATCAATCAAGAAAAATGGACGCAAGCCACAAACCAATGGGGTGCTACACAATCTGTTTTATTGCGTGAGTCAAAGGGTGTGGACTTTTACAATATCGAGACACCAACTAGTGGTGATGCCTATGCCAACGTATTATTGAGAAGTAACAATATTAAGGGTATGTAATAACATGCTGGGTACATGTGTACTCGATGTATTTACTCATCTGTCAATAACAAGAACATCTACTTTTATAGATTTAATGTACCGCACTATGGTACAATATGATTATGATATCGATGAGGATCGCGATCAAATCCTGGAAGATTTAATGCGCGGCCCAGTACACAAAGCTCTAAATATATCGTCTAAGGTAAGATGGGGTTCCCAAAGCAGTGTCACTTTCACCAGATTGAGTACAGACTTTATGAAGCCAGTGATACATATCGGTAAAAATATACTAAGTTAATTTGAAAAAAGAGAtacgcttaaaaatatttcttcccTTATACGCTTAGTCGAGGAACTTCTCAACAACACAACACTGCAGGTAGGTGTCTACTCCGGACAACTGGACTTGATTTGTGCCACTCCAGGCACAGTTAACTGGATTGAGAAAATGCAATGGAATAATAAGTCTTCGTACGAGGCGGCACCACGCGTTGGCATCAGTGTTAATCGCATTTTGGAGGGCTATGAGAAGACCGCTGGCAATTTCACTATGTTCTGGATCGATCGCGCTGGACATATGGTGCCTGCTGATAATCCAGCTGGCATGAGCCATATTTTAAGGAAATATACCAACTTTGGTTGAGAGTAAacttcaaatacatatttgaaatgCAATCAATATCAAATCATTGTATGAGAAATCATTAATAAAccttttattattacaaaatctACGCAAACTGCATTATTTCcccatttataatataaaaatttcaaagtttacGAATATcgcaaacaattttcaaatttgaatatGTTAAGAGTGTGCGTATGGCATTTATGTCGTTCAGTGCTGCCAAGTTTCAAATTCATGAATGCGAAAGGTTAAGCCGCCGGAAACTGACagatgtttatatttttttgagaagtgtcattaaatttaataacttcCTTAACAagtgcaaaaaattaattagaatacaaaaaaataatgaaaaaacttctttttaaataaaaccagaGAAGTGAGATAAATGTGTTAATGTTAATAAGCGCTCATAATGtagaattatatgtaaatgattttCTTTTACGAAATTTGTTTGGTTAACTATGGAACAATCACTTTGtgagtattatttttattgcgttTCTCTatggattttgaaattataaggTATTTGACCAAGTTTTATTTGCTGCATACGTATTGATACCAATATCGAAATTGAGGCTCTTGcttgttattataaaatatatattcagaTCAGAAATGGCTACTAACTATAAATTGGGACGGTtcatataataattattgtGTATATCAATGATACTTATTACTTCACTCCATTCTCACAACAGTCTGGTCTAAGTAAACGGAACGAATTCGGATTGGCGGACAAAGACTGTCAACTCAACAGCACTCCtccaaattacttcaggaaaGTTCTCACTAGGCTACAATAACACTACTTTTTTGCAAACCTAAAACGTTTAAATGATATGTTTCTGTAGTAAAGtacaaaagtatttattatttctatattttatttcatttatgatgttatttttaaaaatacattaatgCGTAGTAAACTGAAACGTGTTGCTCAGTTTGAGTGTTCTGTATATGCGGTTTTGAAATTTGAAGTCAAATGCAACAGGAAAATGTTAGCTCACTTAAATACAATCGAATCGAGCATTGCGCCAAGGCATTGCACAATGTTGTTTTGCATGACTTTGTCGACTTTCTCTTCCAAATGCCGTTTAGGATCTTGTTTACCAACATTTTTGATTGCCAATTGCTCTGGTGTCATTTTTTCTTCGTCTTCGAGCGACTAAAAGTTGCAaacagataaaaaaatatatattataatatttgaagaatttgGGAGATTTCAATTGATTAATTACCTTATTATAGTTTTTGGCTAATTCGAGCATTTCCTGCACGGTACTTTCATTGATGGAACAATGTTCATTGTAATCCGCCAATGTGAGTCCATCCTTCCATGACTTCTTGTGCAAATTCAACAGCATCTTTTGTTCCAACTCATTTTTACGATAATTAATACTAATTGAGTAGTAATGCCGATTCAAACCATGAATCAATGCCTGGACTGAGGGTTTTTGCAGATGTCCCAAATTTGAAGTTGTCTGACGCGGCTCTTGACCCAGTACAAGCATATTCGGGTTGATTAGACGGAAGGCATCAATAACTACTTTACCCTTCACCGATTGTATGGGATCGACGACAACGGCAACTGCGCGCTCTGATAAAGCTTCAAAGGACTGTTGTGTGTTAATATCCACACCGGATAACCAACAGCCAAAACCAGGATGTGAATGGTACCAGCCAACCACCATTTCTGGACGACCAGTTTGTTTTAACATATCCAACATTTTTGCTTGAAACACTGGATCCACAGCTTCAACTGAGACGCCAGTACCAGTTTGTGGCATAGCAAACACATCGATTACTTGTACTGTGTAATCATCGACGAATTCGCCCAACATCAAACCCATCACTTCCATGGGTACGCCAGCACGACCatgttttaacatttttaataacgcCAGCGAGGAGATATATACTTGTTCGGCGGTATCCACAACAGGGGCATCTGTTGGTGGTGGAGCTTGCGGCATTGCACCACCCAAACGTAATAAACGATCCATGC belongs to Bactrocera dorsalis isolate Fly_Bdor chromosome 1, ASM2337382v1, whole genome shotgun sequence and includes:
- the LOC105224393 gene encoding retinoid-inducible serine carboxypeptidase, whose product is MRVELICTAILLAICVTATTAKTGYGPGEQDWGYVDVRTGAHMFYWLYYTTANVSKYTERPLAIWLQGGPGASSTGYGNFEELGPLDLYGNYRNFTWVKDMNVLFIDNPVGSGYSYVDSVRYLTKNNNEIALDLVRLMKGFYQQHPEFESVPLHIFCESYGGKMAPEFALELYYAIQRGELRSNLTSVALGDPWTSPIDSVLAWAPLLLQMGVVDQDGYEKIAAAANKTEDLINQEKWTQATNQWGATQSVLLRESKGVDFYNIETPTSGDAYANVLLRSNNIKDLMYRTMVQYDYDIDEDRDQILEDLMRGPVHKALNISSKVRWGSQSSVTFTRLSTDFMKPVIHIVEELLNNTTLQVGVYSGQLDLICATPGTVNWIEKMQWNNKSSYEAAPRVGISVNRILEGYEKTAGNFTMFWIDRAGHMVPADNPAGMSHILRKYTNFG
- the LOC105224394 gene encoding 26S proteasome non-ATPase regulatory subunit 14, which produces MDRLLRLGGAMPQAPPPTDAPVVDTAEQVYISSLALLKMLKHGRAGVPMEVMGLMLGEFVDDYTVQVIDVFAMPQTGTGVSVEAVDPVFQAKMLDMLKQTGRPEMVVGWYHSHPGFGCWLSGVDINTQQSFEALSERAVAVVVDPIQSVKGKVVIDAFRLINPNMLVLGQEPRQTTSNLGHLQKPSVQALIHGLNRHYYSISINYRKNELEQKMLLNLHKKSWKDGLTLADYNEHCSINESTVQEMLELAKNYNKSLEDEEKMTPEQLAIKNVGKQDPKRHLEEKVDKVMQNNIVQCLGAMLDSIVFK